Proteins from a genomic interval of Streptomyces sp. NBC_00820:
- a CDS encoding LON peptidase substrate-binding domain-containing protein: MTTVHLPLFPLNSALFPGLVLPLNIFEERYRAMMRELLKTPEDEPRRFAVVAIRDGHEVAPSAPGMPDLTAQPEQGPAAGFGPDPRKAFHGVGCVADAASIRERADGTFEVLATGTTRVRLVSVDASGPFLTAEVEELTEEPGDEAGTLAEGVLRSFRQYQKRLAGARERSLSTGADLPDDPSVVSYLVAAAMVLDTPTKQRLLQAPDTASRLRDELKLLRSESSIIRSLPSVPAFELTRTPTSLN, from the coding sequence GTGACCACCGTCCATCTGCCCCTCTTCCCGCTGAACTCGGCGCTGTTCCCGGGCCTCGTGCTGCCCCTGAACATCTTCGAGGAGCGCTATCGCGCCATGATGCGCGAGCTCCTGAAGACCCCCGAGGACGAGCCCCGCCGCTTCGCCGTCGTGGCGATCCGTGACGGCCATGAGGTGGCGCCGAGCGCCCCGGGCATGCCGGACCTGACGGCACAGCCCGAGCAGGGCCCGGCCGCCGGTTTCGGCCCCGACCCCCGCAAGGCCTTCCACGGGGTGGGCTGCGTGGCGGACGCGGCGTCCATCCGGGAGCGCGCCGACGGCACGTTCGAGGTGCTGGCGACCGGGACGACGCGGGTACGGCTGGTGTCCGTGGACGCCTCGGGGCCGTTCCTGACGGCGGAGGTGGAGGAGCTGACGGAGGAGCCCGGCGACGAGGCGGGCACGCTCGCGGAGGGTGTCCTGCGCTCCTTCCGCCAGTACCAGAAGCGGCTCGCGGGCGCCCGCGAGCGTTCCCTGTCCACCGGCGCGGACCTGCCGGACGACCCCAGTGTGGTCTCCTACCTGGTCGCGGCGGCCATGGTCCTGGACACCCCGACCAAGCAGCGGCTGCTGCAGGCCCCGGACACCGCCTCCCGCCTGCGCGACGAGCTGAAACTCCTTCGCTCGGAGTCGTCCATCATCCGTAGCCTGCCGTCGGTGCCCGCGTTCGAACTGACGCGGACTCCGACCAGTCTCAACTGA
- the ybaK gene encoding Cys-tRNA(Pro) deacylase, protein MAKKSSKKQHETGAREAHANKGGARRAGGTPATVALTAAGVDYTVHAYEHDPAHPSYGEEAAEAMGVSPDRVFKTLVADVDGALTVAVVPVSGTLDLKALAAAVGGKRAAMADPALAERTTGYVRGGISPLGQRKKLRTVLDDSADAHPTICVSAGRRGLEVEVAPEDLRKLTDAVLAPIGRG, encoded by the coding sequence ATGGCGAAGAAGTCCAGCAAGAAGCAGCACGAGACAGGGGCGCGCGAAGCGCACGCGAACAAGGGTGGTGCGCGACGGGCGGGCGGCACGCCCGCGACCGTCGCCCTCACGGCGGCGGGCGTGGACTACACGGTGCACGCCTACGAGCACGACCCCGCCCACCCGTCCTACGGCGAGGAGGCCGCCGAGGCGATGGGCGTCTCCCCCGACCGCGTCTTCAAGACCCTCGTCGCCGACGTCGACGGCGCCCTGACGGTCGCGGTGGTCCCCGTCTCCGGCACCCTCGACCTCAAGGCCCTCGCCGCCGCGGTGGGCGGCAAGCGGGCCGCCATGGCCGACCCCGCCCTCGCCGAACGCACCACGGGCTACGTCCGCGGCGGCATCTCCCCCCTCGGCCAGCGCAAGAAGCTCCGCACCGTCCTCGACGACTCGGCCGACGCCCACCCCACGATCTGTGTCTCGGCGGGACGCCGGGGCCTGGAGGTCGAGGTGGCCCCGGAGGACCTGCGAAAGCTCACGGACGCGGTACTGGCCCCGATCGGCCGGGGCTGA
- a CDS encoding oxidoreductase, translated as MTEETGLHAGDLPDDLTAAEAGMWQAFRNGSVYDLSSGDRVVDDPHGGHPWGPGRSVRARVVCWLLLDGPPALAGRVPALKLAGVRITGTLDLAGGAVTPYVELRGCRFDEQVLVPEARFTTLRLVDCAVPRLEAARVHTEGDLHLPRCRFQNGVRLTDAHIGTDLLLNQAVVYRDRSGRSIAADGLTVGQDLQAELLESHGELSLRSAKVGVSLSLRGARLANPYARLALNAPQLTVGRTLYLTPAGVGSPLLSGTTPARGTRIQRFECRGGMRLDDGRFGDAVDLERARFTFSDDQELSLRRIQTPELRFLGDRPQRGKVVLSGARIVNLVDHAGSWPEPGNLHMGGFAYESLVPQGPFPLTRRLDWIAAATAEYNPEPYERLAAVLRAAGEDEDAREVLLAKQRRRRETLPLAAKFWGYVQDWTVAYGYRPGRAAVWMAVLWAAGTLAFAHAAHPPMNTGGHPNWSPGLFTLDLLLPVIDLGQVGQWQLRGGWQWLAATMVLLGWILATTVAAGATRLLRRG; from the coding sequence GTGACCGAGGAAACCGGCCTTCACGCCGGGGACCTGCCGGACGACCTGACCGCGGCCGAGGCGGGCATGTGGCAGGCCTTCCGCAACGGCAGCGTGTACGACCTGAGCAGCGGGGACCGGGTCGTGGACGATCCGCACGGCGGGCACCCCTGGGGGCCCGGGCGAAGTGTCCGGGCCCGTGTCGTCTGCTGGCTGCTGCTGGACGGGCCGCCCGCGCTCGCGGGCCGGGTGCCTGCGCTGAAGCTGGCCGGCGTGCGGATCACCGGCACGCTGGACCTGGCCGGCGGCGCGGTCACGCCGTACGTGGAGCTGCGCGGCTGCCGCTTCGACGAGCAGGTCCTGGTGCCGGAGGCCCGCTTCACGACCCTGCGCCTGGTGGACTGCGCGGTGCCGCGCCTGGAGGCGGCCCGGGTGCACACGGAGGGTGACCTGCATCTGCCGCGCTGCCGCTTCCAGAACGGGGTACGGCTGACCGACGCGCACATCGGCACGGACCTGCTGCTCAACCAGGCGGTCGTGTACCGGGACCGCAGCGGTCGCTCGATCGCCGCGGACGGCCTGACCGTCGGCCAGGACCTGCAGGCGGAGCTGCTGGAGTCGCACGGCGAGCTGAGCCTGCGCAGCGCCAAGGTCGGGGTCTCGCTCAGCCTGCGCGGCGCGCGGCTGGCCAACCCCTACGCGCGCCTCGCCCTCAACGCCCCCCAGCTGACGGTGGGGCGCACCCTGTACCTGACCCCGGCCGGCGTGGGCAGCCCGCTGCTGAGCGGGACCACCCCCGCGCGCGGGACGCGGATCCAGCGCTTCGAGTGCCGGGGCGGGATGCGGCTGGACGACGGGCGGTTCGGGGACGCCGTCGACCTGGAGCGGGCCCGGTTCACGTTCTCGGACGACCAGGAGCTGTCCCTGCGCCGCATCCAGACCCCGGAGCTGCGCTTCCTCGGGGACCGGCCGCAGCGCGGCAAGGTCGTGCTGTCCGGGGCCCGGATCGTCAACCTGGTGGACCACGCGGGCAGCTGGCCGGAGCCCGGCAACCTGCACATGGGCGGCTTCGCGTACGAGAGCCTGGTGCCGCAGGGGCCGTTCCCGCTGACCCGGCGCCTGGACTGGATCGCGGCGGCCACCGCCGAGTACAACCCGGAGCCGTACGAGCGGCTGGCCGCCGTGCTGCGCGCGGCCGGGGAGGACGAGGACGCCCGCGAGGTACTGCTCGCCAAGCAGCGGCGGCGCCGCGAGACCCTGCCACTGGCCGCCAAGTTCTGGGGGTACGTGCAGGACTGGACGGTCGCCTACGGCTACCGGCCGGGGCGGGCCGCGGTGTGGATGGCGGTGCTGTGGGCGGCGGGCACGCTGGCGTTCGCGCACGCCGCCCATCCGCCGATGAACACCGGCGGCCATCCGAACTGGAGTCCGGGCCTGTTCACCCTGGACCTCCTGCTGCCGGTGATCGACCTGGGCCAGGTCGGCCAGTGGCAGCTGCGCGGGGGCTGGCAGTGGCTCGCGGCGACGATGGTCCTGCTCGGCTGGATACTCGCCACGACGGTGGCGGCGGGCGCGACCCGCCTGCTGCGGCGCGGGTGA
- a CDS encoding AAA family ATPase: MTAPLTPPPPPHDDSAHQVRQVPPAGEAADGYEADSYGQDGPGMKTELREAAVITVGLALAGLLLGLLWWWLAPHVPLVGDEVDRSWVVYLKDSEGEQSAGVDGTFTLLGLAFGLVSAVGAFLWRRRGGVPLVVALGVGGLLGSLLAWRLGVWLGPTSDVIAHARAVGKGVTFSAPLKLGAKGALLAWPLAGLLVHLGLTAMFGPRDPEEYPHDPLSKDGYGAPLT, encoded by the coding sequence GTGACCGCACCGCTGACGCCGCCCCCGCCGCCGCACGACGACTCCGCGCACCAGGTCCGGCAGGTTCCGCCTGCCGGGGAGGCCGCGGACGGTTACGAAGCGGACAGCTACGGACAGGACGGCCCTGGGATGAAGACCGAACTGCGTGAGGCCGCCGTGATCACGGTCGGCCTGGCGCTGGCCGGGCTGCTGCTCGGGCTGCTGTGGTGGTGGCTGGCGCCGCATGTGCCGCTGGTGGGGGACGAGGTCGACCGGAGCTGGGTCGTGTACCTCAAGGACTCCGAGGGCGAGCAGTCGGCCGGCGTGGACGGAACGTTCACCCTGCTGGGGCTGGCCTTCGGGCTCGTCAGCGCGGTGGGGGCGTTTCTGTGGCGGCGGCGCGGGGGCGTGCCGCTGGTCGTGGCGCTGGGGGTCGGCGGCCTGCTCGGCTCGCTGCTGGCGTGGCGGCTCGGGGTGTGGCTGGGACCCACGTCGGACGTGATCGCGCACGCCAGGGCCGTGGGCAAGGGGGTCACCTTCTCGGCGCCGCTGAAGCTGGGGGCCAAGGGTGCGCTGCTGGCGTGGCCGCTGGCCGGGTTGCTGGTGCATCTCGGGCTCACGGCGATGTTCGGGCCGCGGGACCCCGAGGAGTACCCGCACGATCCCCTGTCCAAGGACGGCTACGGCGCACCGCTGACCTGA
- the hisD gene encoding histidinol dehydrogenase, with amino-acid sequence MISRIDLRGDALPEGPALRDLLPRADFDVSAALEKVRPICEAVHHRGDAALIDFAEKFDGVRLESVRVPAQALTDALETLDPAVRAALEESIRRARLVHREQRRTTHTTQVVPGGSVTEKWVPVERVGLYAPGGRSVYPSSVIMNVVPAQEAGVESIALASPAQAEFGGLPHPTILAACALLGVDEVYAAGGATAVAMFAHGTESCPPVNMVTGPGNIWVAAAKRYFTGKIGIDAEAGPTEIAVLADDTADPVHIAADLISQAEHDPLAAAVLVTDSAELADSVEKELEPQVAATKHIEDRVRPALAGKQSAIVLVDGIDEGLRVVDAYGAEHLEIQTADAAAVADRVKNAGAIFVGPWAPVSLGDYAAGSNHVLPTGGCACHSSGLSVQSFLRGIHIVDYTKDALADVAHHVVTLAEAEDLPAHGAAIKARFAEGEPWKRGWKVPTSK; translated from the coding sequence GTGATCTCCCGAATCGATCTGCGCGGCGACGCCCTCCCCGAGGGCCCCGCCCTGCGCGACCTGCTGCCCCGAGCCGACTTCGACGTCTCGGCCGCCCTGGAGAAGGTGCGTCCGATCTGCGAGGCCGTGCATCATCGTGGCGACGCGGCACTGATCGACTTCGCGGAGAAGTTCGACGGGGTACGGCTGGAATCCGTCCGTGTCCCGGCGCAGGCGCTCACCGACGCGCTGGAGACCCTGGACCCGGCCGTCCGCGCCGCCTTGGAGGAGTCCATCCGCCGGGCCCGCCTCGTCCACCGCGAGCAGCGCCGCACCACGCACACCACCCAGGTCGTACCCGGCGGCTCGGTGACCGAGAAGTGGGTGCCGGTCGAACGGGTCGGGCTGTACGCGCCCGGCGGCCGTTCGGTCTACCCCTCGTCCGTGATCATGAACGTGGTGCCCGCGCAGGAGGCCGGCGTCGAGTCGATCGCCCTCGCCTCCCCGGCGCAGGCCGAGTTCGGTGGGCTGCCGCACCCGACGATCCTCGCCGCGTGCGCCCTGCTCGGCGTGGACGAGGTCTACGCGGCCGGCGGCGCCACTGCCGTCGCGATGTTCGCCCACGGCACCGAGTCCTGCCCGCCCGTGAACATGGTCACCGGCCCCGGCAACATCTGGGTGGCCGCCGCCAAGCGCTACTTCACCGGCAAGATCGGCATCGACGCCGAGGCCGGCCCCACCGAGATCGCGGTCCTCGCCGACGACACCGCCGACCCGGTGCACATCGCCGCCGACCTGATCAGCCAGGCCGAGCACGACCCGCTCGCGGCGGCCGTCCTCGTCACCGACTCGGCCGAACTGGCCGACTCGGTGGAGAAGGAACTGGAGCCGCAGGTCGCGGCCACCAAGCACATCGAGGACCGCGTCCGCCCGGCGCTGGCCGGCAAGCAGTCCGCGATCGTCCTCGTGGACGGCATCGACGAGGGCCTCAGGGTCGTCGACGCGTACGGCGCCGAGCACCTGGAGATCCAGACCGCCGACGCCGCCGCCGTAGCCGACCGCGTGAAGAACGCGGGCGCGATCTTCGTCGGCCCCTGGGCGCCCGTCTCGCTGGGCGACTACGCGGCCGGATCCAACCACGTGCTGCCCACCGGCGGCTGCGCGTGCCACTCCTCGGGCCTGTCCGTGCAGTCCTTCCTGCGGGGCATCCACATCGTCGACTACACCAAGGACGCGCTGGCCGACGTCGCGCACCACGTGGTCACGCTGGCGGAGGCGGAGGACCTGCCCGCGCACGGCGCGGCGATCAAGGCACGTTTTGCCGAAGGCGAACCATGGAAGCGCGGCTGGAAGGTACCGACGAGCAAGTGA
- a CDS encoding ABC transporter ATP-binding protein, producing the protein MSTGAGQALRQSEAVRVRGLTKTYPPVRERRGAPGTPAVRATDEVALEVRRGEIFGLLGPNGAGKSTLVRQLTGLLRPDSGSVEILGHDIVRHPERAARLLAYLGQESSALDELTVALAAETTGRLRGLDVRRARAERDAVLEELGLTPIAGRALRLLSGGQRRLACFAAALVGQRPLLVLDEPTTGMDPVARRAVWAAVDRRRAEHGTTVLLVTHNVIEAETVLDRVAVLDQGRVIACDTPAGLKEQVSGEVRVELVWRERAPLEVPEVAALRERAAESGRRWTLRLAPEEARAAVATVTGGAAFAALDDFTLTTPSLEDVYLALGGAARQGLVKA; encoded by the coding sequence GTGAGTACGGGCGCGGGACAGGCACTTCGGCAGAGTGAGGCCGTACGCGTACGCGGACTCACCAAGACCTATCCGCCCGTCAGGGAGCGGAGGGGCGCGCCGGGCACACCCGCCGTGCGGGCCACCGACGAGGTGGCGCTGGAGGTGCGGCGCGGGGAGATCTTCGGGCTGCTCGGGCCGAACGGCGCCGGCAAGTCCACCCTCGTACGCCAGCTCACCGGGCTGCTGCGCCCGGACTCCGGCAGCGTCGAGATCCTCGGCCACGACATCGTGCGCCATCCCGAGCGGGCCGCACGGCTGCTGGCCTACCTGGGCCAGGAGTCCTCCGCCCTGGACGAGCTGACCGTGGCGCTCGCCGCCGAGACCACCGGACGCCTGCGCGGCCTGGACGTGCGCCGGGCGCGGGCCGAGCGGGACGCCGTACTCGAGGAGTTGGGGCTCACGCCGATCGCCGGGCGGGCGCTGCGGCTGCTGTCCGGCGGACAGCGGCGGCTCGCCTGCTTCGCCGCCGCGCTCGTCGGGCAGCGTCCGCTGCTCGTGCTGGACGAGCCGACCACCGGCATGGACCCGGTGGCCCGGCGCGCGGTCTGGGCGGCCGTGGACCGCAGGCGGGCCGAGCACGGGACGACCGTGCTGCTGGTCACCCACAACGTCATCGAGGCCGAGACGGTCCTCGACCGGGTCGCCGTCCTCGACCAGGGCCGGGTCATCGCCTGCGACACCCCGGCGGGACTGAAGGAACAGGTCTCCGGCGAGGTGCGGGTGGAACTGGTCTGGCGGGAGCGGGCGCCGCTGGAGGTGCCCGAGGTCGCCGCCCTGCGCGAGCGGGCCGCGGAGTCCGGCCGGCGCTGGACGCTCCGGCTCGCGCCCGAGGAGGCACGGGCCGCCGTCGCCACGGTGACCGGCGGGGCCGCGTTCGCCGCCCTGGACGACTTCACGCTCACCACGCCCAGCCTGGAGGACGTCTACCTGGCGCTGGGCGGCGCGGCACGGCAGGGGCTGGTGAAGGCGTGA
- a CDS encoding ABC transporter permease has product MSVVSVQVVPEGARTVPEQARVAAELGPPARLWPSLVAVYRAQLSRARVSRIPLLFVATFQSVGISVMMRGVVDSGGEARSVVAGSSVLVVAYVALNLLSQYFGQLRASGGLDHYATLPVPPAAVVLGAAAAYASFTVPGTLVTAVFGCVLFGLPLTNLWVLLAVIPLAGAALSGLGAAFGLLAPRPELATLLGQLGMSAALLLGVLPADRMPGIVRLARDLLPSTYGVEAYARTFVAHPDWAAVLGDLGVCAGVGVISLAAATRAYRRAAVR; this is encoded by the coding sequence GTGAGTGTCGTATCCGTGCAGGTCGTGCCGGAAGGTGCCCGGACCGTGCCGGAGCAGGCCCGGGTCGCGGCCGAACTCGGGCCGCCCGCGCGGCTGTGGCCGTCCCTGGTGGCCGTCTACCGGGCCCAGCTGTCCCGGGCCCGGGTGTCGCGCATCCCGCTGCTGTTCGTGGCGACCTTCCAGTCCGTCGGCATCTCCGTGATGATGCGGGGCGTCGTCGACAGCGGCGGCGAGGCCCGGTCCGTGGTGGCCGGATCCTCGGTGCTGGTCGTCGCGTACGTCGCGCTGAACCTGCTGTCCCAGTACTTCGGGCAGCTGCGGGCCAGCGGCGGGCTCGACCACTACGCCACTCTCCCGGTACCCCCGGCGGCGGTGGTGCTGGGCGCGGCGGCGGCGTACGCCTCCTTCACCGTGCCGGGGACCCTCGTGACCGCCGTCTTCGGGTGCGTGCTGTTCGGTCTGCCGCTGACCAACCTGTGGGTCCTGCTGGCCGTGATCCCGCTCGCCGGGGCCGCGCTGTCCGGGCTCGGCGCCGCCTTCGGGCTGCTCGCGCCCCGGCCCGAACTGGCCACGCTGCTCGGGCAGCTGGGCATGTCGGCGGCGCTGCTGCTGGGGGTGCTGCCGGCCGACCGGATGCCGGGGATCGTCCGGCTGGCGCGGGATCTGCTGCCTTCGACGTACGGCGTGGAGGCGTACGCCCGGACCTTCGTGGCGCACCCCGACTGGGCCGCCGTCCTCGGTGACCTGGGGGTCTGCGCCGGTGTCGGGGTGATCTCGCTGGCCGCGGCCACCCGGGCGTACCGCAGGGCCGCCGTCCGGTGA
- a CDS encoding NYN domain-containing protein, producing MDRCIVLVDAGYLLGAAASLLAGEPSRSRITVDHAALIQALRERAESDTERPLLRIYWFDGAPDRVPQPEHRRLRVMPRVTVRLGALTRSDGRWAQKGVDAAMHAELTELARNRACSDVVLVTGDGDLLPGMMAAKEHGVAVHLWAVQAADGDYNQSEDLVAEADERRVLDRAWITQAVRAKELTGVCAPPPVTRPDIAAILSAPLPDSSLAPAAERGGEEGPRPVAAPAEDGAPERLPASKGVPTPKDLAALRAPGAPAVQHPATATLRWSSDKGWVDRPGAVAEPPEVASMPTLAQLTTAEQRWADREEDITTVGGDPYEVGQVFARRWIARLGDQTHVQRLSTMYPRIPHRIDGELLRYAARFGLLAHKDDQIDEHDRYAIRAGFWREIDVPAAAENVSAGE from the coding sequence GTGGACCGTTGCATCGTCCTGGTGGACGCCGGATATCTGCTGGGGGCCGCCGCCAGCCTCCTCGCCGGTGAGCCCTCGCGGTCCCGGATCACCGTCGACCACGCCGCGCTGATCCAGGCCCTGCGCGAACGCGCCGAGTCGGACACCGAGCGCCCGCTGCTGCGCATCTACTGGTTCGACGGCGCCCCCGACCGCGTCCCCCAGCCGGAGCACCGCCGGCTGCGCGTGATGCCCCGGGTCACCGTCCGGCTCGGCGCCCTCACGCGAAGCGACGGACGCTGGGCGCAGAAGGGCGTGGACGCCGCCATGCACGCCGAGCTGACCGAGCTGGCCCGCAACCGCGCCTGCTCCGACGTCGTCCTGGTCACCGGCGACGGCGACCTGCTGCCGGGCATGATGGCCGCCAAGGAGCACGGCGTCGCCGTCCACCTGTGGGCTGTACAGGCCGCCGACGGCGACTACAACCAGTCCGAGGACCTGGTCGCCGAGGCCGACGAACGGCGCGTGCTGGACCGGGCCTGGATCACCCAGGCCGTCCGCGCCAAGGAACTGACCGGCGTCTGCGCGCCGCCGCCCGTGACCCGCCCCGACATCGCGGCGATCCTCTCCGCGCCGCTGCCCGACTCCTCGCTCGCCCCGGCCGCCGAGCGCGGTGGCGAGGAGGGCCCGCGGCCGGTGGCCGCACCCGCCGAGGACGGCGCCCCGGAGCGGCTGCCCGCGTCCAAGGGCGTACCGACCCCCAAGGACCTCGCCGCACTGCGCGCACCCGGCGCGCCGGCCGTCCAGCACCCCGCGACGGCGACCCTGCGCTGGTCCTCCGACAAGGGCTGGGTCGACCGCCCCGGCGCGGTCGCCGAGCCGCCCGAGGTCGCCTCCATGCCGACGCTGGCCCAGCTCACCACCGCCGAGCAACGGTGGGCCGACCGCGAGGAGGACATCACCACCGTCGGCGGCGACCCCTACGAGGTGGGGCAGGTCTTCGCCCGCCGCTGGATCGCCCGGCTCGGCGACCAGACCCATGTGCAGCGGCTGTCCACGATGTACCCGCGCATCCCGCACCGCATCGACGGCGAGCTGCTGCGGTACGCCGCGCGCTTCGGACTGCTGGCCCACAAGGACGACCAGATCGACGAGCACGACCGTTACGCCATCCGGGCGGGGTTCTGGCGTGAGATCGACGTACCGGCGGCCGCGGAGAACGTCTCGGCGGGGGAGTGA